One genomic segment of Culturomica massiliensis includes these proteins:
- a CDS encoding DUF1573 domain-containing protein, with protein sequence MNIKFLSFVILLFAFSGSYAQPVIHFEQRLHDFGTIKEVNGAVSYNFVFVNQGTSPILVKNVESSCGCTSPEWTKQPVLPGQTGFVKATFDPKDRPGYFDKTITVFSNAKTPIVELKIKGTVEGRTRTVLDEYPYELASGLRLPLDHISLMKVRKGDAKGMNYGVYNNSGKKVAVSFTDVPSWLKISIEPQQMETGKIAMIKASCNTALLNNYGLNEQEIGLLVNGKKYPLRVSVYVEEDFSGKDMSTAPAITVEKKYYNFGTIASPAQAGYTYKITNTGKSLLKIHRVYANDSRIKVTLAVQELKPGESTEIKAEIVEKAMAGKLSGVINVITNSPLNPDLPLRFYGEIK encoded by the coding sequence ATGAATATAAAATTTTTGTCTTTTGTGATTTTGTTGTTTGCTTTTTCAGGTAGTTATGCCCAGCCTGTTATTCATTTTGAACAGCGCTTGCATGATTTCGGAACAATAAAGGAAGTGAATGGGGCTGTGTCTTATAATTTTGTATTTGTAAATCAGGGCACGAGTCCGATTTTGGTGAAAAATGTCGAATCTTCCTGCGGTTGTACTTCTCCGGAATGGACCAAACAGCCTGTTTTGCCCGGACAAACGGGATTTGTCAAGGCTACTTTCGATCCGAAGGACCGGCCGGGCTATTTTGATAAGACGATTACTGTTTTTTCCAATGCCAAGACTCCTATTGTGGAATTGAAGATTAAAGGAACGGTAGAGGGACGTACACGTACTGTTTTAGATGAATATCCGTATGAATTGGCTTCCGGTTTGCGTTTGCCTCTGGATCACATTTCTTTGATGAAGGTAAGGAAAGGAGATGCTAAAGGAATGAATTACGGTGTATATAATAATTCGGGGAAGAAAGTTGCCGTTTCTTTTACCGACGTCCCGTCCTGGCTGAAGATCAGTATTGAACCGCAACAGATGGAAACCGGGAAAATCGCCATGATAAAAGCTTCTTGTAATACGGCTTTGTTAAATAATTATGGTTTGAATGAACAGGAAATCGGTTTGCTTGTGAATGGTAAAAAATATCCTTTGAGGGTGTCCGTGTATGTGGAGGAGGATTTTAGCGGAAAGGATATGTCGACGGCTCCTGCTATTACTGTGGAAAAAAAATACTATAATTTCGGAACGATTGCTTCACCGGCACAAGCTGGTTATACCTATAAGATTACGAATACCGGTAAGTCTTTGTTGAAGATTCACCGGGTTTATGCAAACGACAGCCGGATAAAGGTGACGTTAGCAGTTCAGGAGCTTAAACCCGGTGAGTCGACAGAGATAAAAGCGGAAATCGTGGAAAAGGCTATGGCCGGAAAACTTTCGGGTGTTATAAACGTAATCACGAATAGTCCTTTAAACCCGGATCTGCCCCTCCGGTTTTATGGGGAGATCAAGTAA
- a CDS encoding helix-turn-helix transcriptional regulator, which yields MESSYLMFFMVLFCVLMIAAVVIWYLYHKVKAMPDGDAKVAMEDFEPFFKVAAGDIVKLTNANFIEQLELLIRESNVESKLPAFYEKYLELNKTNKEGYFQNLLEMLGKNRGNYINTLLGNHPEISTQEILLLILMQEKFDNKSIARILFITPETLKKRKSRLKAKLGRKEDV from the coding sequence ATGGAGAGTAGTTATCTGATGTTTTTTATGGTTTTGTTCTGTGTGCTGATGATAGCCGCAGTTGTAATTTGGTATTTGTATCATAAGGTGAAGGCAATGCCCGATGGGGATGCGAAGGTAGCGATGGAGGATTTTGAGCCTTTTTTTAAAGTGGCAGCCGGGGATATTGTAAAGTTGACGAATGCTAATTTTATCGAGCAATTGGAACTTTTGATCCGGGAGTCGAATGTCGAGAGTAAACTGCCGGCTTTTTATGAAAAATACCTGGAATTGAACAAAACCAATAAAGAGGGGTATTTTCAAAATTTGTTGGAGATGCTGGGGAAAAATAGAGGAAATTATATAAATACGCTGTTGGGTAATCATCCGGAAATTTCGACACAGGAGATATTGCTGTTAATTTTGATGCAGGAAAAATTCGATAATAAGTCGATAGCCCGTATATTGTTTATAACTCCGGAAACATTGAAGAAACGTAAATCCCGTTTAAAAGCTAAGTTAGGCAGGAAAGAAGATGTATAA